Genomic segment of Rhodothermaceae bacterium:
CAAGCTCTTGAGGTTGTCAAGATTGCCCGACAGGTCGGAGCTCGGGCAATTGCGCATGGCTCAACGGGAGCAGGCAACGATCAAGTACGATTCGATTCTGTGGTCCACCTGTTCGCTGATGAAATGGAACTCATCACACCAATCCGTGATGAAGGACTCACTAGGAAGGACACAACAGGATTTCTTCTTGAGCGAGGATTCTCCGTCCCTGAAAAGACGACCCGGTATTCCATCAATGAAGGGCTCTGGGGAACAACCATTGGAGGTGAAGAAACGCTCGGGACCGCCAAGCCATTACCGGATGAAGCCTACCCACATACTGTACCTGCCGCTGAAGCACCTGAAGCAGGCCTTGAGCTGCGTATTCAATTCGAGAATGGCTTACCCATTGCCTTGGATGGTGAGGAATTGCCTCCCGTTGCATTAATCACCAAACTTGCCTCTGTCGGTGCCAAGCACGGAGCTGGACGAAATATTCATGTCGGGGATACGATATTTGGACTCAAGGGACGAATTGGATTTGAGGCTCCTGCCCCTCTGATTCTGATCACCGCACACAGAGAGTTAGAGAAGCTTGTCCTCACCAAATGGCAACGCTATCAAAAGGATCAGTTGAGCGACTTCTATGGTATGCTACTCCACGAAGGACAATACTTCGATCCCGTAATGAGAGATATTGAAGCATTCCTGACCTCCTCCCAGCATGGGGTTACCGGTTCCGTATTCGTTCGGCTTTATAAGGGTAATATTTCCGTCCAGGGCTGCGAAAGTCCCTATTCCATGTTTGATAATGGCGTGGCCACTTATGGCGAAGAGACTGCTCTCTGGGATGGACCCGATGCTCGCAGTTTTTCGAAACTCAGCGGCCTTCAAGCTTATCTCGCGTACAAGGCACGCTCGAAAAAATGATTCGTACAGCAGTTCTGCATGGCAGCGGCTACGTTGGCCGTGAGCTTATACGACTGATCCTTCAGCATCCTCATGCATCGCTTGCATGCGTCACCAGCCGAACCTATGCAGGGAAACCACTGCATGTCGCACATCCAGCACTACGAGGACAACAAAAGATTCAATTTACCGCTGCTACGGAATTTGATGCGTCAGATATTGATGTCGTATTCGTGGCTGCCGAACATGGTAAGGGGGCGGCGAGCGTCAGAGCATTGATTGATAATGGATATACGGGATACATTATTGACATGAGCTCTGATTTCAGGTTTAAAGATGTATCGAAGTTCGAATCACTCTTTAATGTGAAACACCCTGCTCCTGAACTGATCCCCGAATTTAAATACGGACAACCAGAACTCTTTGCCCCCTACTCTACCCGTTTCATTGCGAATCCTGGTTGTTTTGCGACGGGAATGCTTCTTGCTATCTGGCCGATTAACCAATGCTGTGCGGAAGCCGACGCTTCTATCATCGCACTCACTGGAGCATCCGGTTCAGGAATTCGTCCAAAACCAACGACTCATTTCCCAGAGAGAGATGGGAATGTACGAGCCTACAAGGTGCTTGATCATCAGCATTTAGCTGAGATTTCACAGTTTGTCGGTTCCGGTATTCATCTGGCTATGGTGCCGGTATCTGGACCCTGGACACGCGGCATATGGGGAACAATCCAACTTAAATCTCCCCTACCTGAATCCGAAATTGCAAAATGGTTCAAGGACCTGTATGATCACCATCCGCTCATTCGACTCTGGCCAGGTAAACTTCCAGAACTGCATTATGCCGTCGGTTCTCCGTATTGCGATTTGGGATGGGTCATGCGAGATGAAGATCTCGTGATTGGCTTTGCTTTAGACAACATGCTTCGCGGGGCTGCTTCACAAGCAATCCAGAACATGAATCTGTTGACGGACTTGTCGATCACAACCGGGCTTGTAGCGGAAACTCACTGATGAAAACGCAAACGATCTTGAAGGATGAAGATACATTTCTCATCCCGACCTATAAGAAAATGCCCCTCGCACTCGTGCGTGGCAAAGGATGCTATGTATGGGATGCGGATGGGAATCGTTATCTGGATTTTTACGGAGGCCACTGTGTGACTGCCCTTGGGCATTGCCCTGCCCCGGTGGTGGATGCAATTCAAAAGCAGAGTGAGCGGCTTCTCTTTTATTCGAATGTTGTTTACAACGATACCCGGGCTCATGCTGCTAGGCTACTGGCAGAAATGGCGCCACTCCATCGGATTTTCTTCTGCAACTCCGGTACGGAAGCAATTGAAACGGCGCTCAAGATCGCTAGAAAATCCACCGGCCGAAACGGTATCATCTCTACAAAAAACGGATTTCACGGACGTACTCTTGGAAGCCTGGCAACCACCTGGAATCCATCCTATAGAAATCCTTTCAAGGATGTATTGGCATCCGCGCATTATTTCGCCGAGTTTGGAGATCTGGAATCTGTAGAATCGATCCTTTCTCGGAACGAAGGCATTGCAGCCATACTCCTTGAGCCAATTCAGAGTATTGCTGGAATCGTAGAAGCTTCCAGCGATTACTTCCAAGGGCTCCGCGAGCTGTGCAATCGACATGATGTGTTGCTGATTTTTGACGAAATCCAGACCGGTGTGGGACGCACCGGCACATTTAGTATTAGTGAACAATTTGGAGTAACTCCAGACATGATCACGCTCGCTAAAAGCCTCGGATCTGGGATTCCCGTCGGTGCGTTGTTGTTAAGTGACCGACTCTCTGATGAAGTTCAGTATGGAGATCAGGGATCTACCTTTGGCGGAGGCATGATTGCAATGAGCGCTGTCATCGCAACCTTGGAATCGATCCAAAATGATGGCCTGATGGAGCGAGCGCCGGAAATATTTGATGCCATTGAGACTGCGATCAAACCGTACGTGACTGAAGTGTGCGGACACGGCTGCCTGATCGGCGTAAGGACTGAGCTGAGTACAAGTGATATTCTTCCAGCTCTGCGTAAAAATGGCGTATTAGCCGGTGGAAGTGCAGATCCGAATGTCATGCGCCTCATGCCACCTCTGATCACCAATGCAGAGCATATTTCAGAATTCGCTGATGCGTTCAAAGACGTGATGGTGCGTGCTCATGCCTGATTCAGGACTGCATCACTTATTTGATTGGCATCTCGAAGATAACTTGACATGGGAAGAGCAATTAGCTCGTACCCGCCATCATTATCATCGCCCCCGATCGTTACGCAAACCGGACACTCTCCGCAGTCTTGGACTGCTCTTCTTTAATTCCTCGTTGCGTACACGCACATCTATGGAAGTAGCGGCAGCTCGACTCGGTGCTCATACCTCGGTCATTATCCCGGGATCTGGTGTATGGGGAATGGAATGGAATGATGGTGTTCGTATGGATGGCAAATCAGTAGAGCACATCCGGGAGGCGATTGGCGTACTTTCACGATACTATGACGCGTTGGGCGTGCGCCTATTTGCAACAGGTACTGATTATGCAATTGATCAAAGCGAAGCACGATTCAAAAAAATTCTTGAGACTGCTACTGTACCGGTTATCAACCTCGAATCCGCTTTATATCACCCTTGCCAGGCCCTGGCAGACGCTGCAACGATCAGAGAACACTTCAGTGATGAAGTCAAAGGACGACGCTTTGTTCTTTCGTGGGCATGGCATCCTCGAGCATTAGCACAGGCCGTACCGAATTCTGCCCTTTTAATGGCAACCCGGCTTGGCATGCAGGTCACCATTGCGCGACCAAAAGGGTTTGAGCTTGACCCTGAGATTATGCGACTCGCGGAATCATATACGTCAAAGCATGGCTTCTCATTAACAGAAACAGATGATCAGGACGCTGCCTGCGAGGGAGCAGACATCATTTATGCCAAAGCCTGGGGAAGTCAGTTGCGTTATGATGATCTGGACCAGGAAAAAGTGTTACGCGATCAGTACCAGAGTTGGCAAGTTCGAGAACACCATCTCGGTAATGCCGCCTTTATGCATTGCCTCCCTGTGCGCCGGGGAGTCGTGGTGGAGGATGCTGTTCTCAACAGCTCACAAGCCATCCATCTATTGCAGGCAGAATTTAGACTGCATGCACAAATAGCAATCCTAGAACGAGCCTGGAATCTCATATGAGAGCACCAATCGTGATTAAGATTGGCGGGGCTGTCCTTGATAATTTGACACGATTCTGGGATCAGATCAAGGCCATGGATTCTCCTGTGGTGATTGTACATGGTGGTGGAATCCAGTCAACCAGTTTGGCCAACCGACTTGGTCATGCTCCCAAAATCATTGAAGGGCGCCGGGTCACGGGTCCCTTGGACCTTAAAATTGCTGAGTGGGCGATGAGAGGCGCCGTGAATGTGAAGCTGGTAGCCGAGGCAAATGCCTGTGGACTGAAAGCAGTTGGGCTTAGCGGAGCTGATGGAGCCATGATAAACGTCCGTCGACGCGAACCATGGCTTATTGATGGTGAGAAAGTTGATTTTGGCTGGGTTGGTGAAATCGTCTCCATTGATACCACCCTGATTGAAACGATTTCTGATGCTGGATTCATCTCCATCATCGCTCCACTTGGCATTGACAATTCGGGACAGCGCTACAATGTCAACGCGGATACGGTTGCCTACACACTCGCAGCACGTATCCATGCAAAAGAACTACTTCTGGTAACGGATTCGGGGGGTGTTCTTCGAAACCTGAACGACCCTTCTTCACTACTTCGAACATGTTCCCCCTCCGACGAAACAGCCGGGATCACACAGGGATGGATCAGTGGAGGGATGTCTGTAAAGATTCAAACAGCACGCAGTGCACTCGAAAAAGGAGTTTCCAGTGTGTGGGTTTTAGGAGTAGATGATCTGCTCGAGAAACAGAATGCCACTTCAATTATCATGGAGAAAGAATGAGAGAAAAAAAGGTGCTCAGCCTGCTAGACTCAATGATTCGATTCCCATCATTGAGTGGTCAGGAGGATGAAATTTGTTCTTACATGCAATCCTATGTGGATCAAGCGGGAATTCAAAGCGAGCGTATTGAAAATAGCTTGTTCTTCTGGTTAGGAGATGGGCCAAACAAATTGCTCCTGGCATCTCACCTAGATGTAGTCCCTCCCTCTTCCAGCCATCCCTATCCCCCCTTCGATGCTACGCGCATAAACGGGAAGATCTATGGTAGAGGTGCCTCAGATGCAAAAGCATCCGGGGCTGCCATGACATCGGCACTCCTGGAGTTAGCATCCGAAAATTGGAAGCCGGAAGAGGGTCAGCTCATCGTTGCCTTGACCGAGTGTGAGGAGACTGATTATGAGAATAATGGCCTACAAAAACTCTTGCAGACCAAGCTGCCGCGGCCACAGTCTGCATTAGTCGGTGAGCCGACGAATTTACTCCCCGTAGTTGCTCAGAAAGGATTGCTTGTATTACGGCTTGATGCCAAAGGCCACAGTGCTCATGCAGCTCGGCATGCGCTTGGAGAGAACGCAATCCTCAAGGCTGCAGATGATATCCGGCGTTTATTGAAACTCAAGTTCGATCGGTGTCATCCCATTCTGGGGGACACCAGCATGAATGTGACGACCATCCAAGGGGGAGTTGCCCGAAACGTGATCCCCGATCATTGCACCATTTATCTAGACATTCGAAGCACTCCCGCCTATACACACGATGAAATCGTCGCAACGATTCGCGCTGCCGTGGAATCCGAGGTCACTGTTCACAGCGATCGGATTATCCCCGTATGTACTGCGACAGATGAGCCCATCGTGGAAGCTTGCCTGACTGCAGCCCCTGGGACTCAACCAGAGGGCTCTCCAACTGCAAGCGACTGGATATACTTGCAGGGGATTCCTGCGGTGAAAATTGGCCCCGGCTCTAGTGAACTATCCCATACGGCAAATGAGCATGTGGACCAATCTGAGGTCGTTCAAGCTGTCGACTTCTATAAGACTGCCGTGAAGAAATATTTTAGCTTGAGCAGGTAGAATACTCTTCTCTCACTTCTCCGAGTCGGGCTGTGACAAAATTATGCCAAACACGGGAACACGGAAGATACACTTCTTTATGAGCGGCGAGTAGTAATTGGACGAAGGGCATCATCAGAATCTCCTCGGTCGGGAGATGCAGCAACTGTATGTGGGCACTGAGATTAGCAGCGGTAGATCTACAGCCTCTGGCGCAGAAATATGCGCAAGGGCATGGGTTAATCTGGCTAGACAGTTCATCAAGATCTCTGCGGTTTGACCGTTACTCCTATCTCTGTATTGATCCGGTTGAATCCATCCCGGCAACGGCAAAGATGGATGATCTGCGGAGTGTACTCCATCGTTATACGACTGTCAGATGTATGGAGGACGGTCCTCCATTTCAGGGGGGATTGGTGGGGTTTTTTGATTACGAGTTTACCGAAAATGGTTCCCCAATAGCCATACAGACTCGTAACCAAGGCGGTGCAAACTGCCACTTCAGGTTGTATGATACAATTGTCGCTGTGGATCACCATGCCGACCTTACGTGGATCATCTCGTCTGGCTTTAAAAATGGATCAAACAAGCCGTGCGAGGACATCGCAAAAGCACGCATCAATGCAGTCAGACAGGATATTCGGGACATACCAAAACCTGTTACTCCTACAGTGGATCTTATCTGGCGCAATGAGATCACAAAACAGGACTATTTGAAAGCAGTGCATGATATCCTTGATTTCATTCACGCCGGAGACATTTACCAGGCGAACTTTGCTCAGACTTTCGCGGCAGATTTACCCCGAGATACAGACCCGTTGCATATCTATCTTTCTACCCGAAAGAGTAATCCTGCTCCCTTTTCTGCGTATGGCGTTTTCGGCAAGCGGAGCATTGCATGTACCTCCCCAGAACGCCTGATCACCGTGAATGCGCAGGGACTGGCCGAAGCAAGACCGATCAAAGGAACGATTGCACGGTCAGACTATCCCGATGAAGATCAACAGCTCAGAGAGCGGCTTCTCAAGTCTGAAAAGGACCGCGCTGAAAATATCATGATCGTGGACCTACTTCGCAATGACTTGTCACGAGTCTGTAAGCCTCATTCGGTGAGAGTGCCTGAGCTTTGCGTACTGGAATCCTATGCCGGATTGCATCAACTCACATCTTCTGTTCAAGGCCAGTTAGAGGATGGTAAGGATGCCTTTGATCTTTTGTCTGCTGTGTTTCCTGGAGGATCCATCACAGGAGCACCGAAACGCCGTTCCATGGAGATCATTGATCAGATAGAACAATTTTCCCGTCGTGCCTTTTGCGGATCATTTGGATATTTTGGGTTTGACGGTGCAGCAGATTTTAACATCATGATCCGGACTATTCAATTCCAAGACGACCGTGCATGGCTCGCTGTCGGGGGTGGGATTACTTCTTTGTCCCATCCAAATGAGGAGTATTCTGAGACCTTGCTGAAGGCACAGAAGATACTTGATGGGACTGAAAAAGCAAGCGTTGAATGATCTTGATACTTGACAACCGAGACAGCTTTGTCTATAATATCAGCCGATATTTCAGGGAGCTTGGTGAGGCGACCGATGTGGTTGGATCTGATCATGTAACGCTGGATGATATCGAAGTAATGCAGCCCAAAGCGCTGGTAATTTCGCCAGGTCCCTGCACACCAAATGAAGCCGGGATCAGTTTGAGTGTAACTTCGCATTTTTCTGGGCGAATCCCGATCCTGGGTGTATGCCTCGGCCATCAGGTAATCGCACAGTCCTATGGCGCGGTGGTGACACATGCCCGGTTCCCGAAGTATGGTCGGGCAAGCTCTATGATACACGATGGATGTGGCCTGTTCAAAGGGTTACCCAATCCGTTGACCGCAGGCCTGTACCACTCCCTAATCGTGACACAAGTTGATAAAAGTGATCTGATCATTCAGGCCAAATCACCAGAGGGGGAAATCATGGCCCTGCGACACAAGCAGAACCCTACATTTGGAGTTCAATTTCATCCAGAATCAATATTGAGTAAATCTGGACATGAACTCCTGCATAATTTCGTACAGATTGTAGAGCGGTTTCAATGTTCCTCTTAGAGCAGTTGGGCAGACAACACGCAATTCGTCCTTTTGATCTACGAGATCGGGGACTACTGCTCGCAGATGGGGTATTTGACACATCCTTGATTGTGTGCGGCACCATGGTCCTGCGCTCGGCTCACGTGAACAGGCTTGTGCGTGATGCGACTGCGCTTGAGATTAACATTGATCAGCAAAGGATCAACGATCTACTTGATAACAACCTGACCGAAGATCAGAATGGAGTGTTGCGCATCACGGTTACATCAGGCCCTGCAGAAAGATGGAGTTTGAATACTCAAATGATACCCCCAACAGTTCTACTGAGCCTATCACCGCTGAACAGGAGTGATCAGTTTAAGCCAATCTCACTGCAAACCAGTCTTATTCGCCGAAATCATACCTCACTCACAAGCCGCCATAAAACCCTTGCCTATACGGATAACCTGGCGGCTCTGCGAGCCGCCCGCACTGAAGGCTATGACGATGCACTCTTCTTAAATACCCGCGGAAATGTTTGCTGCGTTACGACCGGGAATCTGTTTCTGAAAATTGGCAACACCTGGATGACTCCACCGGTCTCCGACGGTATCCTGCCAGGGATCATGCGTCAATGGGTTATGAAGACTGCTCCACACATAGGTCTTGGAATTATAGAACAAACGATAACGGAAGACGAGTTGCGGTTCGTGGAAGCTGCATTCATGACGAACAGCGGGCGACTAGCGGTGCCAATTTCAAAAATGGACGGGCGAGAGCTTCGGCCACAGTTACCAGATGGACTGGAAGACACTGCCATGGAGCTGGTCAGGACATCCAGCGAGCATTGAAGTCCGTCCAGATCCGCTTGAGAATTTTGAACGGGTATTGCTCGACCACTTTCATTGCTGCAAGAGCCGAATATTTAGTTCTCAGCGACCTTGTTATCAAGCTCTTCGAACGTAAAGCGAACGCTCATAATGTAAGGGGACTCGTTTTTTGTCCAGTGACCATACGTAGTAGTAACCACGGTCCCGTCGGGAAGTATCTCAACTCCCGGATAGGCAGTATCAGCCCCCTCGTGGTTGTCCATAAGTCGTACACGATACTGTCCTTCCTGACCATGCACGATATCCTCATACGTACCAACCCATCCGACCCAGTCGCCCCATGTGGGTGAAACATGTGTACGGTCACGAAATGAAATAAATAGTCGACCATCCGGGCCGTAGATGGCCTGATGTCTGTCACCGGTGAGAGCGCCTGTGACTTCCATTGGTGTACTCCATGTTGCGCCTTCATCATCCGAGAACGTTACGAAGCTGTTGAACTGACGGCTATTCTCTCTCAGTAACATGGCGATTTGTTGGCCGTCGGGGGACCGAATGACACCTGGTTCGCACAGATCAGCCACGGGATGCGTAACGACAACTTCGGGCTGACTCCAAGTTAGCCCGCCATCGGACGATACGGTCTTGTACACATAAAATTGTCCCCGCTCTTCCTCTCGTCCATTGATAAACCTTCCATCGTCGTGAAAAAATGCCATATAGCGGCCATCTCGCAATCGAATTACATCTCCCATAGCTACGATTCCACCAAAATCTCCAATGGGATCTAATGGGCTCCAAGTGTTTCCTTCGTCCTCGGAAACAGCCATACGGATGGGATACAACCCGGAAAACATGATTAAGCGCTTTGTCCCATCACGATCAATTACCGGATAGAGTGTTGGGACCTCCTGTGAGGTTGACCAGTTGTCCGGCACGGGGAGGCGGTCACTCCAAGTGAGCCCGCTGTCGTGACTTTTCTTCATCACAACTGCACCGCGTCCGTGTCCCTTTGGATATACGGTGATGATTGTATGCTGGTCATCCAGCAGCACAGTGGTTGGATGGCCGAGGTACTGGTTTGACTCTCGATCTACTAATACTTGTCGGTGAGTATCTTCGGCAAGGTCAACGAGCGGGATACTGAATCCCCCGGGCCTGTTTGTACCACTTGGGTGGAAAACGCCCGTGGTGACAAATTCCCGGATGTGGAGTTCACCTTTTGCCAAAGGCGCTACACGGCCAAGCGAGGAAAATGTGAACCCAAACCGCCCGATACCTGCAAAGCTACCCACTGAATGAATCAACTGATCATCAATCAGAAACCGGATTACACCATCTGTTCGGATAGCTTCAAAAGTAAACCATTCTCCGGGTTCAAGATGGGGGCGGGCATCACCAAGAACTACATGATGCCAGCCTGCTAAAGCACCAGACAGGTATAGCTGTTGATTGGGGCCATCAAACCCGAGATAACTCTCTCCCAACTGGAATGCTGCGCCCGTAGCGTTTAGCTCGGGAAGGCTGAGCTGTGCTGTTATCTGGAAATCCCCCGTCGCAAGGTCACGATCGGCGAACAGCCCTGCTTCATCTGACGTGCCTGATACAATTGCGATGTACCCATTCTGCTCAACCCATGTACCCAGACTGCCCATTTTCACGACACCGTTCTGGGTGACGGTAATAGTTTCTTGTGCCAGGGCCGCGAATGTCAATAGTAATGTGCCCAAGAGAATACACACGAGTTGATTGATTAATATGAGGCGTCGCATAGGTAATGAGAAGGGTGCTTTAAAAGTGGGACAATTTTCAGTCGGCATGTTTTCGAGCCCATTCAAAAAATCCGATTTCTTCCAGTGCTTTGCGCATTTCTGAAATTTGGGCCGGTGTAGCGGTGGAATGGGGCAATCTGTGGGGGCCACAATCTTGGCCGATCAGACCCATAACAGCTTTGAATCCTGCACGTCCACAGGTTTTCAGAATTACTTTTATCATCGTAGATGCCCTCGCCTGATGGCGCCGGGCCTCTTCTATCCGTCCCTGTTCGCAGCAGGTAATAAGACGGTTATAGAGTGGTGTAGCAAAATTATATGTCGTACCCACTGCTCCGCGCATGCCTGTCATCCATGCACCGAGAAGCATCTCATCGACGCCACATACAAAGTCATACCTTTCGGCATAAGGACACGCTGAGACTTCGTGCAGACGTGTATCTGAAAATTTTACACCAACGAGCGAATCCAATCGCGACACTGACAAACTCAGGAAATCATTCAGATCCAGCTCTACCCCCGTCTTTCCGGAGATATGGTAGTAGTAGAATGGGAGATCCGGTGCACCTGCAGCAATCACAGCCAGACAGTCCACCAGTGATCTTGTCGATTCAGGCTTGAAATAATAAGGGGGCGTGGCCGAAATAGCACTGGCTCCAATCTGTTGGGCATGCCTGGCGAGGGTTTGTGCTTCCTGTAGACTGTTATGTCCGACATGGACCACCACAGGTACACGGCCGGCAACAGCCTGCATAAATTTTACTGCAGTATGCTGCCGCTCGCGGAGTGTCAGTGAGACCCCTTCCCCCGTACTACCCAATACATATAATGCAGAGACACCATCTCTTAGTAGATGTTCGACTAAGTCTGGGATACGGTCAAGATCCACTAGAGCATCATCTTTCATGGGTGTGAACGCTGCCGCGGTAAGACCTCTCAGCCGGATTGATTTATCGATTGGCGCCTGCATCATTCCGATTCTTGTTTCGGCAACCCGCTTTCCAAAGTATAGATTGTTAACCCGCTAAGCTGTATGTGACGGCTGGGAAGAATGTTACTCATGATGTATCCTACGACAAAGCAGGTCAATATGCCAATACTTGCATAAAGGAAGAAATGAATGGCTGTGAAAGCACTTACTAAGTAGAGTACGATTGCACTGGTACAGGCGCCAATCAGTGCCCCAGTACCATGTGCACGGCGCGTAAAAATACCCAGAGCAAAGAGACCTGCCAGGCTGCTCCCCAATAATCCCAATAATTCAAGGAAAAAGTCGAACAATGAAGCAATTTCGATTGTAGCCATTAGTAAACCAATGGTGGTAGCTAGAAAGCCTAATCCAACAGTCAGCCATTTGGCCAATCGCAGACGGATTGACGCAGTGGAACGCGGCTTAAATCTTTTGTAAAAGTCGCATACCAGTGCGGCAACGGCGCTATTGAGACTACTGTCAAGGCTGGACATGGCTGCGGCAAAAATCCCGGCAATCAGGAGGCCTGATATACCTTGGGGTAACTGCTGTATGATAAACAGCGGGAAGATTGCATCGGTTGATAGCGAAGGCTCCAGAGCGCTTGCGTGCTGTTGGTAGAACACAAACAAGGCTGTCCCCAAGCAGAAAAAAAGCAAGCTACCGGGGATAGTGAGTACTGCATTAGTCCAGACAGATCGTGCAGCAAGTTTTTCATTTGCCGTGGTTAGGTAGCGTTGAACTACCGTTTGATCCGCTGTATAGGGGATCAAGTTGCTGAAAATTGAACCTCCCAGCACCACCCAGACTGCCGTAGTCGTCGCATCCCACGACCAGGTCAGAATATGAAATTTGTTCTGAGCGGTGGCAACTTCTATCAATCCAGGAGCCCCACCCTCAATGTTCGAGACCAAGACAATGAGGCTCAAAAAAGCGCCGCCTAAGAGTACAATTACCTGCATTACATCTGACCAAATAACGGCTTCCATGCCTCCCAATGCTGTATAGAAGGTGCTCAGTAGTCCCATTAGTAATATGGCCAAGTAAAGATTGAAGCCTGTAACTGCGGATAAGGCTATTGCAGGGAGAAAGATCACTACTCCCATACGTCCGAGCTGGAGGAGAACGAATGCAAGGCTACCGAAAAGTCGAACTGCTACATTAAAACGTCGCTCTAAAAATTCATAGGCCGTCGTTATCTGGAGTCGGCGGAAGAAGGGTAGATAAAGATAGACTACTATCGGGGCAACCAGCAGGATGGCAATCTGCCCAAGAAAGTACACCCAATCCGTAGCGTAAGCCTTGGCGGGGATGGCCATGAAGGTGATGGCACTCAGCTGTGTTCCGAAGATGCTGATTCCTGCTGCCCACCACGGGATACGTCTACGAGCTAGAAAGTAATCAGTATCACTTTTTCCACGGTTCCAGAAGTACAGACCCATTCCTGCAAGGACCAGGAAATAGACAACCACGACAACGTAATTTATTGTGCCGAACGGGGCGACTGTATTTCTGGGTGTGACCTTCCAAACCGCGGCAGTTCGTACTCCCGGGCGTGTTTCACCACTTGAGATGAAAATATTATCGCCTTGTTGCACTGTTGGGACAGTGACCTGCCCCATGGGCAAAGTTCCCAGCTGCGCCCAGGTGTCCGTGATGACGTGATAGGCCAGCACGTTACGGCTGAATCCAGGGTGTTGGTTGCCGAGCTCTTGAACGCGATCTACATCTACTCCAGTATTACCTCCCAATACTAGAAGGTGTGAGGGGCCCAAAGTGATTGCAGGAGAAGGGGCCGCAGCTGTAGGATACGGTAGATCGTGCAGTTGCTCCCATCCATGTTGAGGGTCATACCGATAGGCATCGGTGAGAAACTCGTAAGCCACTGAGTCAGACAAATTTGGCTTCAACGCGGTACCACTGAAGAGATAGAATTCCCCGTCTAAGGCACCCGACACAGCACTATGTCGAGATGGACCAGGCAAAGATTCGAGTATTTGCCATTGCGCATCAGGATCAGCAAGATCCAATGCCCAGAAATCCTTGCTCGCGACGGTATCGTTGGGGGTCTCCAGTCCTCCGGCTATGTAAAGGATATTTCCAGCTACGGCCCCGCTAGCAAATGCTCTGGGTTGTGGAAGTGCTGGCAACAATCGCTGGGAGATGCTCTCGCCGTCCCAGCGCAGCGCAACCACCTCCACAAAATGCTCCAGGGCATTTCCCCCGCCTGCACAGATTACTTCATCTTCCCATTGGGCTGCTACTGCATAGCCCGTCGGCCTGGTAAGTGTGAATC
This window contains:
- a CDS encoding N-acetylneuraminate lyase; this translates as MMQAPIDKSIRLRGLTAAAFTPMKDDALVDLDRIPDLVEHLLRDGVSALYVLGSTGEGVSLTLRERQHTAVKFMQAVAGRVPVVVHVGHNSLQEAQTLARHAQQIGASAISATPPYYFKPESTRSLVDCLAVIAAGAPDLPFYYYHISGKTGVELDLNDFLSLSVSRLDSLVGVKFSDTRLHEVSACPYAERYDFVCGVDEMLLGAWMTGMRGAVGTTYNFATPLYNRLITCCEQGRIEEARRHQARASTMIKVILKTCGRAGFKAVMGLIGQDCGPHRLPHSTATPAQISEMRKALEEIGFFEWARKHAD
- a CDS encoding sodium/solute symporter (Members of the Solute:Sodium Symporter (SSS), TC 2.A.21 as described in tcdb.org, catalyze solute:Na+ symport. Known solutes for members of the family include sugars, amino acids, nucleosides, inositols, vitamins, urea or anions, depending on the system.), giving the protein MIKLAKRVLLLFILLFQVAALQGQDVRTGELFDWYRLPDLPDPIGVGGPCAGISNGALVVAGGAHFRDPYLQGGEKIWTDSLYVLTSSFSEWKSGFTLTRPTGYAVAAQWEDEVICAGGGNALEHFVEVVALRWDGESISQRLLPALPQPRAFASGAVAGNILYIAGGLETPNDTVASKDFWALDLADPDAQWQILESLPGPSRHSAVSGALDGEFYLFSGTALKPNLSDSVAYEFLTDAYRYDPQHGWEQLHDLPYPTAAAPSPAITLGPSHLLVLGGNTGVDVDRVQELGNQHPGFSRNVLAYHVITDTWAQLGTLPMGQVTVPTVQQGDNIFISSGETRPGVRTAAVWKVTPRNTVAPFGTINYVVVVVYFLVLAGMGLYFWNRGKSDTDYFLARRRIPWWAAGISIFGTQLSAITFMAIPAKAYATDWVYFLGQIAILLVAPIVVYLYLPFFRRLQITTAYEFLERRFNVAVRLFGSLAFVLLQLGRMGVVIFLPAIALSAVTGFNLYLAILLMGLLSTFYTALGGMEAVIWSDVMQVIVLLGGAFLSLIVLVSNIEGGAPGLIEVATAQNKFHILTWSWDATTTAVWVVLGGSIFSNLIPYTADQTVVQRYLTTANEKLAARSVWTNAVLTIPGSLLFFCLGTALFVFYQQHASALEPSLSTDAIFPLFIIQQLPQGISGLLIAGIFAAAMSSLDSSLNSAVAALVCDFYKRFKPRSTASIRLRLAKWLTVGLGFLATTIGLLMATIEIASLFDFFLELLGLLGSSLAGLFALGIFTRRAHGTGALIGACTSAIVLYLVSAFTAIHFFLYASIGILTCFVVGYIMSNILPSRHIQLSGLTIYTLESGLPKQESE